DNA sequence from the Deltaproteobacteria bacterium genome:
CGCGTCGCGGGCGCTGCGCTGCTTCTCCTGCTCCATCTCGTACAGCCGCGCGCGAAGCATCTTCAGCGCCATGGCGCGGTTCTTGATCTGCGACTTCTCCTGCTGGCACTTCACCACCACGCCGCTGGGCTTGTGCGTCAGCCGCACCGCGGAATCCGTCGTGTTGACGCTCTGACCACCCGACCCGGTCGAGCGCATCACGTCCATCTGGATGTCCGCGGGGTTGATGTGGACGTCCACCTCCTCCGCCTCCGGCATCACGGACACCGTCGCCGTGGAGGTGTGGATGCGACCTTGCGCCTCGGTGGCGGGGACGCGTTGCACGCGGTGCACGCCGGACTCGTACTTGAGGAAGCTGAACACGCCGTCGCCCTCGATGGTCACGCTCGCGTCCTTGATTCCGCCGGCGGCGTTGTCGCTGGAGTCCATCAGCGAGGTCTTCCAGCCTTTTCGCTCTGCGTACCGCAGGTACATGCGCAGGAGCTCCGCCGCGAAGAGGCCCGCCTCGTCGCCGCCCGCGCCCGCCCGCACTTCCAGGATCACGCTGCGCTCGTCGTTCGGATCCCGGGGCAGGAGCAGGATCTTCAGGCGCTCGTTCAGCTCTTCCACCTTGGGCTGCAGGAGAGGAATCTCCTCGCGCGCCATCGCGCGCATCTCCGCATCGGCGTCATCGAGCGCGGTGCGATATTCGTCGAGCTCCGCCTTGATGCGCTTGTACTCGCGGAAGGTCTCGACCAGGGACTCCAGTTGCGCCCGCTCTTTCGCCACCTGCGAAAAGCGTCCCCGATCCGCGATCACCTCGGGATTGCCCAGATCGGCGGTCAGCCGCTCGAACCTCTGCTCGATCTCCTGCAGCTTGTCTTCCACGTCCCTCGTTGCC
Encoded proteins:
- the prfA gene encoding peptide chain release factor 1 gives rise to the protein MEDKLQEIEQRFERLTADLGNPEVIADRGRFSQVAKERAQLESLVETFREYKRIKAELDEYRTALDDADAEMRAMAREEIPLLQPKVEELNERLKILLLPRDPNDERSVILEVRAGAGGDEAGLFAAELLRMYLRYAERKGWKTSLMDSSDNAAGGIKDASVTIEGDGVFSFLKYESGVHRVQRVPATEAQGRIHTSTATVSVMPEAEEVDVHINPADIQMDVMRSTGSGGQSVNTTDSAVRLTHKPSGVVVKCQQEKSQIKNRAMALKMLRARLYEMEQEKQRSARDAQRKSQVGTGDRSEKIRTYNFPQDRLTDHRIGLTRHNLAAVMDGDIEDMVVACRTFFQAEALRQQQARA